One uncultured Caproiciproducens sp. DNA segment encodes these proteins:
- a CDS encoding TRAP transporter large permease, with the protein MNPIVIAAIVLLICLFMKVPVFVSVLAGSVSYFILQPSLPSLIFAQRVTSGMQSVTLLAIPFFVAAGVFMNYSGVTHRVMNFCSVVTGRMSGGLAQVNVLLSTLMGGLSGSSLADAAMEAKMLVPEMEKQGFSKEFSSVVTAVSAMITPLIPPGIAMILYGSIADVSIGKLFIAGIGPGVLLCAAMMILVSRISKKRGYVPLRNEPLPKGEFIKAFKMAFFPLCLPVIIIGGIRIGIFTPTEAGSVAIVYALALGIIYREMNFKQFMIGIKETVITTATIMLIVGSASAFAWILTKERIPQQLTAMIVQVIGNKYLFLIVVNVFLLFVGMFIEGNAAMIVLVPLLAPVAAAYGINEIQFAMVVIFNMSIGALSPPMGTLMFVTCGITKCKIRAFIKESVPFYILLLICLLLLTYVPFFSTFLVNLFY; encoded by the coding sequence ATGAACCCGATTGTAATTGCAGCCATCGTGCTGTTAATCTGTCTGTTTATGAAAGTACCTGTGTTTGTATCCGTACTGGCGGGGAGCGTTTCCTACTTCATTTTGCAGCCGTCACTGCCGTCGCTGATTTTTGCCCAGCGTGTGACTTCGGGCATGCAAAGCGTTACATTGCTCGCAATTCCGTTTTTTGTTGCAGCGGGCGTGTTTATGAACTATTCGGGCGTCACACATCGCGTGATGAATTTTTGTTCGGTTGTGACCGGACGCATGTCGGGCGGACTTGCACAGGTAAATGTTCTTCTTTCCACACTGATGGGCGGGCTGTCGGGCTCTTCCCTTGCCGACGCGGCCATGGAAGCTAAAATGCTTGTTCCGGAAATGGAAAAACAGGGATTCTCCAAAGAGTTTTCTTCAGTAGTCACGGCGGTTTCAGCTATGATTACACCCCTGATTCCACCGGGAATCGCGATGATCCTGTACGGCTCCATTGCCGACGTGTCAATTGGAAAGCTGTTCATTGCAGGAATAGGGCCTGGCGTGCTGTTATGCGCGGCCATGATGATTCTTGTATCGCGCATTTCCAAAAAACGCGGCTATGTCCCCCTGCGCAACGAACCGCTGCCCAAGGGCGAATTTATCAAGGCATTTAAAATGGCATTTTTTCCGCTTTGCCTGCCTGTCATTATTATCGGCGGCATTCGCATTGGAATTTTTACGCCGACGGAGGCCGGCTCGGTCGCCATTGTTTACGCGCTGGCATTGGGCATTATCTACAGGGAAATGAACTTTAAACAGTTTATGATCGGCATTAAGGAAACGGTCATTACAACTGCGACGATTATGTTGATTGTCGGTTCCGCATCCGCTTTTGCATGGATTTTGACAAAAGAGCGGATTCCACAGCAGCTGACAGCAATGATTGTTCAGGTAATCGGCAACAAATACCTGTTCCTGATTGTTGTAAATGTTTTCTTGCTGTTTGTCGGTATGTTTATTGAAGGCAACGCGGCAATGATTGTGCTTGTTCCGCTTTTGGCGCCGGTTGCGGCAGCCTATGGAATTAATGAAATTCAGTTCGCAATGGTCGTCATTTTCAATATGTCGATCGGGGCACTGTCACCGCCAATGGGTACTTTAATGTTTGTAACCTGCGGCATTACAAAATGTAAGATAAGGGCGTTTATCAAAGAATCGGTACCGTTTTACATTTTACTGCTTATATGTTTGCTCTTGCTGACCTATGTACCGTTCTTCTCGACGTTTTTGGTCAACCTATTTTATTAA
- a CDS encoding RraA family protein — protein sequence MHWDNDKELFALIREKLYTPVVGDILDALGYYHQFLPQEIRPLRDDMKLVGRAMTVLMIDIYGEQKKPFGLLTEALDQLQEDEIYLAAGGTKRCAYWGELLTATAKTRGAAGAVLDGWHRDTPQVIAQDWPVFSTGCYAQDSSVRTQVVDFRCPVEIGQVAIQSGDIVFGDIDGVLIIPQAVEQEVIEKAIEKASGEKTVRKAIENGMTSTQAFQTFGIL from the coding sequence ATGCATTGGGATAATGATAAGGAATTATTTGCACTGATCCGCGAAAAGTTGTATACGCCGGTTGTGGGAGACATTCTGGATGCGCTGGGGTATTACCATCAGTTTTTGCCGCAGGAGATCCGCCCATTGCGTGATGACATGAAACTTGTGGGGCGTGCGATGACGGTATTGATGATTGACATTTACGGAGAACAAAAAAAACCGTTTGGCCTTTTGACCGAGGCCCTTGATCAACTGCAGGAAGATGAAATTTATCTTGCGGCCGGAGGAACAAAGCGGTGCGCCTATTGGGGTGAACTGCTGACAGCAACCGCAAAGACCCGCGGTGCGGCCGGTGCGGTGCTAGACGGCTGGCACCGTGATACTCCGCAGGTGATTGCGCAAGACTGGCCTGTTTTCAGCACTGGATGCTATGCGCAGGATTCCTCAGTCAGAACGCAGGTTGTAGATTTTAGATGCCCGGTAGAGATCGGGCAAGTCGCCATTCAGTCCGGCGATATTGTTTTTGGCGATATCGATGGCGTTTTGATTATCCCCCAAGCTGTTGAGCAAGAAGTGATTGAGAAGGCGATTGAAAAAGCATCCGGGGAGAAAACGGTGCGCAAGGCGATAGAAAATGGTATGACCAGCACTCAGGCATTTCAAACGTTTGGAATCCTCTGA
- a CDS encoding enolase C-terminal domain-like protein gives MKIVKFETWWVKRNKCLFDEKRKGKSNMDWDVVVIKLTTDTGIEGISTALAARSGQVTEAYLNDNIAPIIMGRSPYDREKIWYELWNIDRHLTFFPVYLPGPVDVALWDICAKAANLPLYQYIGAYREQLPVYASGLFHSAADDYINEALYYKSRGIRCYKAHPPGPYQLDMEIHRKLREAVGPDMQLMSDPVAEYSLDEAIKVGRDLEKLNYVWLEEPFRDFELNKYTQLCSALDLPIAATETTRGCHWGVAQVINQKAADIVRADVSWKCGITGTLKIAHLAESFGMRCEIHTTTMNFMDLVNLHVSCAIRNCEYFEYFVPEDDFKFPMSGLLPIDQNGMITVPKSPGIGAELDWELIERCCVSHREINL, from the coding sequence ATGAAAATTGTGAAATTCGAAACCTGGTGGGTCAAGCGAAACAAGTGCCTGTTCGATGAAAAAAGAAAGGGCAAAAGTAATATGGACTGGGACGTCGTAGTAATTAAACTAACGACAGACACCGGCATCGAGGGAATCTCCACCGCCCTCGCAGCGCGTTCCGGGCAGGTTACGGAAGCTTACTTAAATGATAATATCGCACCTATTATAATGGGTAGATCCCCTTATGACCGTGAGAAAATATGGTATGAGCTTTGGAACATTGACCGCCATTTGACCTTTTTTCCCGTCTATCTTCCCGGCCCTGTGGACGTTGCTCTTTGGGATATCTGCGCAAAAGCGGCAAATCTTCCGCTGTACCAATACATAGGCGCGTACCGTGAGCAGCTTCCGGTTTATGCCAGCGGGCTGTTTCATTCTGCCGCTGATGATTACATCAACGAGGCACTCTATTATAAATCCCGCGGGATACGCTGCTACAAGGCGCACCCACCCGGCCCTTACCAGCTTGATATGGAAATTCACCGCAAACTAAGGGAAGCTGTCGGCCCCGATATGCAGCTGATGAGTGATCCCGTCGCGGAATATTCATTGGACGAAGCCATAAAGGTCGGCCGTGACCTGGAAAAACTGAATTATGTGTGGCTGGAGGAGCCTTTCCGTGATTTTGAACTAAACAAATACACGCAGCTCTGCAGTGCGCTCGACCTTCCGATCGCCGCCACCGAAACGACAAGAGGCTGCCATTGGGGCGTCGCTCAGGTGATCAACCAAAAGGCTGCGGATATCGTCCGTGCCGACGTGTCATGGAAATGCGGCATTACCGGAACACTGAAAATCGCACATCTTGCCGAAAGCTTCGGTATGCGATGTGAAATTCACACCACCACCATGAATTTTATGGATCTGGTAAACCTGCATGTATCCTGCGCCATACGAAACTGCGAATATTTTGAATATTTTGTTCCTGAAGACGATTTCAAATTTCCAATGAGCGGATTGCTTCCTATCGATCAAAACGGCATGATTACTGTTCCGAAAAGTCCGGGTATCGGCGCTGAACTGGACTGGGAACTAATTGAACGTTGCTGTGTGTCACACCGGGAAATCAATTTATAA